The genomic segment TGATATATTTATTATTGAGTTCTCTATTGTTCTATTAattgtttatttcttttatttaagtAAATTCTATAGTCATTATTTGACAAatcaattagaaataaagattgattcTTGGTAATTAGTAACAGTCCTCGTtggaacgatactctacttactattttattattttcttaccattgcgtatacttgcgtagtaCATAAAATCTTACAACAAGTTTTTGATCACAGTTGATGGGCTTAAGAGAAATTACTCAAAGGAGATAAGTTAGTAGAAAAAGGACCAAGGCTTGTCGAAGAATGATTCTAGCGAAGAGAAGGTTACTAAGGGCATAGCAGAGAAAGAAGTGCTGCTGCCAGTGAGCATTGAGCATCATATAAAGATTCCGTATCCACAGAGACTCTGTAAGAAAAATTTAGATAAACAGTTTGcgaagtttttagaggtgttcaagaagctacacATTAACATACCTTTTGCTGAAGCACTGGAACAGATGCCTAGATATGTAAAGTTCATGAAGGAGATCCTATCTAACAAAATGAAGATGGGAGATTATGAAACCGTAGCATTGACTGAAGAGTGTAGTGTTATCTTGCAAAGAAAGCTCCCgcaaaagttaagagatcctgGTAGTTTTACTATACCATGcaccattggggagtttgaatgCAAGCATGCATTGTGTGATATGGGGGCAAGTATAAATTTGATGTCATTGTCAGTATTTCGTAGACTTGGATTTGGAGAAGCGAGGCCCACGACCGTCACATTACAGCTGGCAGATAGATCAGTCAAACACCCAAGAGGTATTATAGAAGATGTGCTGGTAAAAGTAGATATGTTTATTTTTCCGGTGGATTTTATTgctcttgatatggaggaggatgagaaTGTCCTAATTATTTTGGGGAGACTATTTTTAGCAACCGAGCAAGCTTTAATATATGTGAAAAAAGGAGAATTAAGGTTTACAGTGCAAGGTGATGAAGTAGTATTCAATGTATTCAAGGCCATGACCTATCCGAGGGCGAGTGATAGTTGTTATTTGGTGGATGTGATAGATGGAGCAGTAGCAAATCAGAGTATAAAAGAGGCGCTGCGACCCGTGTCCAAAAATTGGAATGCACCTCGTCTCTGACTGCTCAAGCACCGTGACTCTAATATGTCTGTTCCACGGCTCAAATTCCCCAGCCAAAAGCGCCGTGACTCTAAAGGTAGCACTGGGACTCTAATATTTCTTACGATTCTGCCTCTCTGTCTAATAACGGCGCCGTGGCTCTAAGTCCAAGCACCGCGGTTCAAATGTTTTTTCAACAAATTCCATCTTTTTGACTCTAAATGTGGTCATTTTTCAATTACTTTCCATAAATAtgaaatattatcaaacacaGGCAACAAAACGTCATACCACacaaaagtaactaaaaaaaatcaaaaattccataaaataaccctttaacatactataaaaactactctatcaaACTCTCCAAAACTTATCTTTTACTCATCCTCAAGTAAAACCTATTGACACTTTCTAAAATAAACTAATCATAGACATGAATCAAGTTTAGCTAACATGCCTCCACCTCATGAAAACCACGCAATACAAGCTCAGAATTTTCAACTACATTTCATCCAGAATTTCAGTAAAATCAATTCAATAATCAACTTTAATCTTTTCTACACAAATCAGCCTTAACCAATAAATAACAAACAGTCACAATATCATATGCATGTCAAATATTCCAATTCATTCCATAAAAACCAAGTATTTCATATGCTTGCAAAATTCATCATTCTCCCCTAATATGATAACACATACTCAAAAATCAATATGACTTTCATTGTTTATAATTGAATGGATACAATAAAGGTAGGCTATAGTATACCATAAGAacacaaccaaacaaaccaatcttgtatcaacttgcaaaccccaaaaacaatcccaaatttcccaaattttcttactttgagagagaaattcataaactgattttttttttcatttcatttttttcctAATGATACTATACTCCCCAACcttatttctttatatttttcaattggagtgtagttcattttccatatttttttctttctttctctctcaatttttcttctattACTGACACAAATTTCTAAGTAGAAACCCAattacaaaccatcccccaaccacttttcatatgctcatggtttACATCAAAGGGAAAGGTAAATAACAACGTTAcaattaggctcaaaataagtggCAATCAACAAAAAAGATTCACATTAAGCTCAAAATTTGGGTAACTAGAGATTTAATATattaaggttggcttgaaaggctcaatcgttccaaataattgcctaaatcatcttcctaagcatgtaTCATTCTAATTTCAGctcaatcaacatgcatatattaaaggattgtaagaaatttattaattaagactttCATGACAATTAAAATCCAGATCAAAGCTAATCACTAAATTAATTTCACCAAACACACAGATTCATATAGTTTGTCAAAAAAATCACTCACATCACATGGTAAGTATCATCGGCTTCAAAACAACTTGATTCATAATTATAAACACTAAAATCaactaaaacaaaacaaataaaactaaaacaaaaaaaattaaaatgaattaatcccttcCCCAAACATAATTAACACATTGCCCCCAATGTGTTAAAAAGATACAAGGTAAAGAAAACTTACCCAACCACCACATCAGTATGGTGGAGGGGGCGGTGGCTGCTGGTAAGGATGAAACTCCGGAGGACACTGAAAATAAGGATATGGTGCTTCATTCTGATTCCAGTGATTAACCAAAGCATTCAATTGATCGACATGTGTATGCTCATATGCATTCCTAGCCATCAAATATTGTTGCATATGGTTGTTCTCCTGAATAATATAATTCAACTGAGCATGTGTATATTGAACATGAGGATTAATCGGTCCACCAGTTGCCAAAATTGGATCCTCATCCATAGGAGCAACGACATTTTCCTCTGCATCCTCTTGTTCCTCTGGTTGAACAGCCTCAACACATTGACGACGACACAGTCTTTGTTCCTCAAGATCAAAAACAGCAACAGGTGGAGCATAATTAAACACCGCACCCCTAGTAATGTTGCCTTGCACCTTACCCTGAACATCAATATTATACGTGGGCACCCCATAAGTCTCACATAAATCCACTATAAACAAACCATGTCCCAATCCTCCAGTATTTGTAAGGCGAGCCATAAACTCAATACTGTTTCTGATTTGTTTCCCCACATCAATCTTCACCCCTTTCATAATCGCATAAACCATAAGTAATCAGTCCATAGCAATGTCAGAAAAATGTGTGAACGAAATCAACCGAGCACTTACAAAATACATCAACGTACGTGCCATTCGGTTCAATTGAGTTCTATACATATGCTTAGGCTCATCTTGAGTTTAAGTAACTCTACTCTAGGACAATCGATATACTCCGCAAACTATACATAATCAATCTCTGTGTGTAAAAATGCTGTAAAATCATTTTTCTCCTTCGTATAATTCAGAAGGTCATAAAGATCATTAAAAGCAGCTGCACCCGACACCTTCTTCCCCCTCACAAAACATTGATTATTCTCTTGCTTCTGCCAATTGGCATAAAACTCATGAACCAAAGAAGCATTTTGGTTTTTATATTTGCCTACCATCAACCAATGATTGCCAACCTCTATCTTGCAAAATAACTCTAATGGTCTCATAATTCACATCATCATATGACTCATTTTGATAATCCATTCCGCATTTGAGAATCAAACTCCTTCTACTTAAACACTCATAGCGCTCTTGAGCCTCTTTACTGATGAGTCTTGATCTATCATAAGAGGTCGGCCCCCTTGAGGATGAAGCACCGCCACTACCTCTTTTCAGCCCCATTCTTCTCTTAACACTTAAATTCTACAAAAATTTTGACAGCACCTTCCCTTGTTTTTGTTCACTTTCCAAAATCAACAAAACATCAAAAATCTCACAAATAAACTTCTCAAATCAACATTCCACACCCAACTAGACAATAAAGCTCTTAAGCACCCAATTCACAAGAATATACTGCCAAAACCACCAAAATATTCAGAGATTAAGAGACAAATATTTACCCACAATGAAAAATTGATGAAAGATATTTTGAGTTCCTCAAGCTTTCCACAGATTGCATAATCTCCCCCAAATTTGAAAATTAGGGTTTATGAATGACAAGAATGAAATTTGTAGGTGATTTAATCTAAAGTAATGGTGGAAAAGTGTTTGAATAAAGGTTATAGGAAGATTATTAGAAGTTTTATGGAgatatttgatgggttggcctgAAACGATggtgtattgtaggtaagaagtTCGGAATGtgtagagagaaaatgatgaagtGAAGGGAAAACACAAAAAATTAAGGGTTATAGCAAGTTCGCAAATACGCGCCACGACGCATAAGGTGTAGTGCCattgaattaatatatttattattgagttctctattgttctattaattttttatttcttttactttagtaaattccatattcattatttgacaaatcaattagaaataaagattAATTCTTGGTAATTAGTAACAGTCCtcatgggaacgatactctacttacAATTTTATTACTTGCTTATGATTGTGTATACTTGTGTAGTACATAAAATCTCACAACAaccactccagctaggatgtccccTCCGTGCTTCATCAATTGGGGATCACTCATTTGACCTTCCTTTATCGTCTCTTCAAGAGTAGACTATAAGGTGATGTTGGATAACTAGCCCACCACCACTCTATCCCTGCTTTAGTTATATCCCCTGCCAACTCTTTTGATATCTGCTCAAACTGAATAACTGTCCCGGACTTCTCCAACTCAAAGCATATGCTACCACATTGCATTCCCTAGATGATAGAGGATTCCACAGTTAAGGCTTTACAACCTCTAGCCAACgactctgtctcatattcagatccttctgagtaaagaagtaattcaaactcttgtggtcggtgtaattctcacacttttctccatataaATAGTGTCACCacatcttcagtgcgaataccaccgctgccaactccaaatcatgagttggGTATCGGTGTTCATATTCCTTTAGCTATCATGATGCATAGGAAATCGCCTTTCCAGCCTGCATAAGAACACATCCTAATCTTTgttttgatgcatcacaatagaccacaaaatTCTTctgatctgaaggaagactcagaactgaaGCAGTGACCAATCGTCGCTTCAAATCCTGGAAGATGTTCTCACTTctatctgaccatacaaacttcaggTTCTTACGTGTCAACTCTATCAGtggtgtagcaatccttgagaacccttccagaAAGAGATAATAATACCCTGCAattccaaggaaactcctgatctctgaaGCACTACTTGGCCTTATCCAATCCCTGACTGCATCAACCTTggccggatccaccttaatcgcgtctttactaacaatgtgaccaaggaatgtcacttgaggtaaccagaactcacacttcttgacattTGCGTATAATTTGTGCTCCCTCAGTCTTTGTAGTACCAGccggagatgttgctcatgctctgcttcTAAATGAGAATAaccagaatgtcatcgatgaaaacaATCATGAAtctatccaaataatccttgaacactttgttcatcagatccataaaagttgccagggcattagtcaacccaatgacatgactaaaaactcataattccCACACCTCGTGCGAAAAGCTGTTTTCGGgaatcctcatctttgatcctcaactggtgataaccagatcaaagatcaatctttgagaacattgtCCTACCCAGTAGCTgttcaaataaatcatcgatcctccGTAGTGGATACATGTTcctgatagtcaacttattcatcTTTCTATAATCAATATACATCTTCAAAGacccatcattcttcttcacaaacaagacAGGttcaccccatggtgagaaactaggcctgataaacccaaAATCATGTCGCTCTTGCAACTGtgccttcaattctttcaattctgctggggccattctatacggtgccctagacattgGTTCCATCCTTGGTTCCAATTCAATAACAAATTAATCTCACAAAGCGGCGAAAACCTTGGTAAATCCTCTgggaatacatccagaaactcacgaaccaatctagtctcttcaGGTCCAACCGGTATatccctagtggtatccactacactatctaggaatcctatgcaaccaccccACAATAgttctctagctctcaatgttgatatcataggaatgcagGGCCTGTTCACAGTACACACAAATACaaatgggtcctcaccctcaggctcaaatgtcaccatccttcttttacaatctatggttgccccatacttggctaaccagtccataaccaagatcatatcaaaatcctccatggctaactcaatcaaatccactgatagcTCTCTACTATCCACCTCTAATGGTAAGGAATGCATCTTCTAGAGACTACCAACTCCTCAGTGGGTAATAATGTCCCAATCCCCATATCacaataatcacatggtctacacaatctatttaTCACTCTGCTAGATACAAGAGAATGTGTAGCacaagaatcaatcaacacagtgtAAGGAGAACCAACACTACAAATTTGACCTGTCACTagcgaggggctagcctcagcctttgACTGCGTCAAGGTGAAAACTCAAGCCGGAGTCAAGTTGTCTGCCTTTTTTGGTTCCTCATTCTTTGATCTCAGGCAATCATTCCTGAGATGCCCAACCACTCCACATAAAAAGCATGCCTTCGCTTGAAATTAtcccagatgacgtctcctgcaTCTGGCACACTCCGGATAAGTCCTCCAAGTTTCATTGCTGCCTTGGAAGCTAGCTTTAATGCCTTGAGCCCTACTGTCTAGGTCTGAAACTGTAAAAGTGTCCGCGATTTTCCTTTTTTGGTCATTAGGGCCTCCGCCCTGCCAGAACCTACAAATGGAGGTACCACCCTCCTAGTATCTTGCCTGGTGGCGCTCTCATGCCAAATATTGTTCTCTGTGCccccagcagtaagggccttcttcactacctgagcataagtcatAACTCCAGGTACAGAGGGAGGTAATCCTGACATATCAGGCTATCATATCATTTAGCCCTCAAACAAACCGTTCCTTCCTTGtcacatcagttggcaccaagtgagaagcaaacttggccaacctatcagAAATTAGAGTATACTCTGTTACTTTCATCGCCCCCTAGTCCAGATTGGTAAACTCATATGCTTTTGCAGCTCCGACTGCAtcgttgtaatatttctcattaaacagatctctaaactcttcccagcttagtgtagtcacatttcgagtctgggataccacctcccaccagatagggcatcctcccgaaacatatacgtggcacatgccactTTTTCGTTGCCTAagaccctcatgaaatccagaatagaGGTGGTCATACTCATCCAGTACTGTGCTCGCAATGGGTCTAACCCTCCCTCAAAAGTAGGAAGGTTTTTATTTCTGAACTGCTCATATAGAAGCTCCCACCTATTCTCAGTCCCTGGCTGTTGATGTAAAATTGATACCACGACAAGTGGCACAACTGGTGTAGCGTTCCCTGGCAGAATCTGCTATTTCAACAAGCGGATCCCATCCTCTTGTCCTTGTAGTTTGGCTTGCATTTCAGCAAACGTCTGCTACCAATTCTCAGGGGCTggggagggttctgaccctagtCATTATCTCTAGAATGAATCTTAGTCTCGGCTAGTCAATCTATTTGCCTTCAaagcataactctccaagtatatctccAATCAACGTCTCGGctcatcaggcaatgataacggtACTCAACACCACCCCAcggtcccaaaaccaaacaaataagcatacaaatgcaataacaatgctaataagcatttcagtagctttcacatacaacaatcatgctaataagcatgtcttttCATATTCATGCTAACCCATAGTGCTAATAAGCCCATTCCTACTATTCATAAGCAATAGTAGTGTTGATAAGCACATCTTTTCATATTCGCATAGCAGTCAAGGACCATGTAACGTCCTTCTAATCCAgggccattacactgtgtactttaaatagtgtcagacttgctaatcatttatttgtaataaatagtgtcagaatgatccaatgatcatttatttgtaattttatgcatgcaatagtaggttattactgttggacaTGCTAGAAATGTATTTGGGTTatgtatttactattcatgcacgtgtttatgttttcttgctgagccttggctcacgggtgctatgtggtgcagataagggaaaaggaaagctagaccagccatgagttggagagcttcggtggcggcgtgtacatatgcggctgctcatccaccatggatgaggatatctcagaggaactagggttgtgtcccttatttttccgcttaggccggctagttgtaacttttgattgtaTATTCCTTTTCAAACACTTGTTTGtaaccttttgggatcccatgtatgtattaaacttttaaatgaaaagtcaatgtttcctttgaccaaaatttttaaccctaacccttgacattatcTGTCCTCCCAATCTCGGGTGTAGCTGTCTTCAAAGATACTTTAAGTAGTAGACGACGTGTCCATTGGTCTCACTATACTTCTCATACCTCTGGCGATCTTCAGTAATTTCTTTGTGACATCTGATTGAATTCCTTTGTACACGGTTCCACCACTTCCTATAGCGTGACCTTGATTGTCTTTGGAGAAATTATAGCTTACATCTTTCGAAGCCTTATCTGAAACTAGCCTCATCAGTTTTAGTATTATCAATACAGTAGTCATTCACATTCTGCTTCCAATTGGGAATAGACCAACACAATTCTAACTAATCTGGATGTGGCCCATCCATGTCGTTCCTGTATTCTTTGCTTGTcaaacttacctgtgttgttgaagcattggtcagttaagaacctcattgataatccatcacatcccacttggtacaagtaataattcctaaaatgtctctttccttgatcctcaggtgGTAATAACTAGATTGAAGATCAATTCCTGAGAACATTGTCCTATCTTGCAACTGGGCAATAAAACTCTTCATCCATAACAGGCGATGTCCATAAGTCCCATAATACAATACTTTGTCTAAGCCATCCTTAagtcaaatacttcttcaactgaattattaattatttccactaagctaatatcattcttcatgatgtccctgataccgagtcTATCCATACCCAAAGCCTATAGCGTATCCAACAACTCCTTGCGTGTCCATTTGAAACCCTATTGGCCAACCCAGTTTCCATATAGTTCAACTAATACACTTCAAATGATATCTTTTGTAATCCATGATTGTCCCTTATCTAACAAATTAGCTCTCACTCAGGCTCATATCAAGGCTCTCATATGATTATCTCAATCACTTTTACTATAAAAATTTTACCACTTGTGTTCCAATTCTTCTTTGAAAAGTTACTAACTCTCCCCCAACAAAcactaatatctcaagccccACCGTATAACAACCTTGAGACATGTACTTCATATCTGAATATTTTCTAGGA from the Humulus lupulus chromosome X, drHumLupu1.1, whole genome shotgun sequence genome contains:
- the LOC133805990 gene encoding uncharacterized protein LOC133805990, whose product is MPRYVKFMKEILSNKMKMGDYETVALTEECSVILQRKLPQKLRDPGSFTIPCTIGEFECKHALCDMGASINLMSLSVFRRLGFGEARPTTVTLQLADRSVKHPRGIIEDVLVKVDMFIFPVDFIALDMEEDENVLIILGRLFLATEQALIYVKKGELRFTVQGDEVVFNVFKAMTYPRASDSCYLVDVIDGAVANQSIKEALRPVSKNWNAPRL